In Candidatus Cloacimonadaceae bacterium, one genomic interval encodes:
- the rlmN gene encoding 23S rRNA (adenine(2503)-C(2))-methyltransferase RlmN, with protein sequence MLDSIYGILPEKLCAILNAGFPAYRSRQLLKWIYQRQVHDIDKMTDLPADFKAFVKQSLDMAMPEIDHVQTSHDGSRKFRLKMRDNALIEMVLMPEAKKQTLCFSSQVGCARACMFCATGGMGLKRNLETHEMVQQILIAAEKALPGRITNLVLMGMGEPLDNLQNVLDAIKLIQHIQSLAFSPRRTTISTCGIVPGIIKLADSGIRTKLAVSLNSAIDAVRDQIMPINLKYPLAQLKNALLYYQQKSPFRITIEYILIPGVNMSSTDIKALRRFAGDLSCKINFIPYNPVPNLPFEAPGKAQIETFMTAAMSIPQAVTLRKSKGADIMGACGQLALAKTSLTGEIHE encoded by the coding sequence ATGTTAGACAGCATCTATGGCATTCTACCGGAAAAACTGTGCGCTATTTTAAACGCCGGCTTTCCCGCCTACCGGTCTCGCCAACTACTCAAATGGATCTATCAAAGGCAGGTTCACGACATCGACAAAATGACGGATCTGCCCGCCGATTTCAAGGCTTTCGTGAAACAATCCTTGGACATGGCTATGCCGGAGATCGATCATGTGCAAACCTCGCATGACGGCAGCCGTAAATTCCGTCTCAAAATGCGCGACAACGCTTTGATCGAAATGGTGCTGATGCCGGAAGCGAAAAAACAGACGCTTTGTTTCTCCTCTCAGGTCGGCTGTGCCAGAGCATGCATGTTCTGTGCTACCGGCGGGATGGGGCTAAAGCGTAATCTGGAAACTCACGAGATGGTACAGCAGATCCTCATCGCGGCAGAAAAAGCACTGCCCGGTCGCATCACCAATCTCGTGTTGATGGGCATGGGCGAGCCGCTTGACAATCTGCAGAATGTGCTGGATGCGATCAAACTCATTCAGCACATTCAGAGCCTTGCCTTCAGTCCGCGACGCACCACAATTTCCACCTGCGGCATCGTGCCCGGCATCATCAAACTCGCCGATAGCGGGATCAGGACGAAACTTGCCGTTTCGCTCAATTCCGCCATCGACGCAGTGCGCGATCAGATCATGCCGATCAACCTCAAATATCCCCTCGCCCAACTTAAAAACGCGCTGCTCTATTATCAACAAAAAAGCCCTTTTCGCATCACGATCGAATATATCCTGATCCCCGGAGTGAACATGAGCAGCACCGATATCAAAGCCCTGCGCCGCTTCGCTGGTGATCTTTCCTGCAAGATCAATTTCATCCCCTATAATCCTGTGCCAAACCTCCCCTTCGAAGCTCCCGGAAAGGCTCAGATCGAGACTTTCATGACCGCCGCGATGAGCATCCCTCAAGCTGTCACTCTGCGCAAAAGCAAAGGCGCGGACATCATGGGCGCCTGCGGACAATTAGCGCTTGCCAAAACATCTTTAACCGGAGAAATACATGAATAA
- the ricT gene encoding regulatory iron-sulfur-containing complex subunit RicT, with the protein MQDYIEVEFRTGRLGYYQNNPNLSINPEDLIIVEVERGDDIAQVIHLAINSEEIHAQVQNAKVQTIKRIATEDDIEKLHNIHFEEEKAAKTFMDILHRYSFDMKLIETIYQFDSNKLTFFFTADGRIDFRVFVRELANVFKTRIELHQTTGRDEAKRLGGFGMCGIQYCCGSFLKRFNQVTIKMAKDQNLAGNLSKISGPCGRLLCCLNFEEDFYVEEALDFPIPGTCVSCNGKKMFVYKIDVLNKKVHLTDEDQVLMEIDLESFRKLETISEPSIEPC; encoded by the coding sequence ATGCAAGACTATATAGAAGTAGAATTCCGCACCGGACGCCTGGGATACTACCAAAATAATCCAAATCTGTCCATCAACCCGGAAGATCTCATCATCGTGGAAGTGGAGCGCGGGGACGACATTGCCCAAGTGATACATCTTGCCATCAACAGCGAGGAGATTCATGCTCAGGTGCAGAATGCCAAAGTGCAGACGATCAAGCGAATCGCCACTGAGGACGACATCGAAAAGCTGCACAACATCCATTTTGAAGAGGAGAAAGCCGCCAAAACCTTCATGGATATTTTGCACCGCTATTCCTTTGATATGAAGCTGATCGAAACCATCTACCAATTTGACAGCAACAAACTCACCTTCTTTTTCACCGCCGACGGACGCATCGATTTCCGCGTCTTTGTGCGCGAGCTGGCAAACGTCTTCAAGACCCGCATCGAACTGCATCAAACCACCGGACGCGACGAAGCCAAGCGCCTCGGCGGCTTTGGGATGTGCGGCATCCAATATTGTTGCGGCAGCTTCCTCAAACGTTTTAACCAGGTAACCATCAAGATGGCAAAGGATCAAAACCTTGCCGGTAATCTCTCCAAAATCTCCGGTCCCTGTGGCAGGTTGCTTTGCTGCCTCAATTTCGAGGAAGATTTTTATGTGGAGGAAGCTCTCGATTTCCCGATCCCGGGCACCTGCGTGAGCTGCAATGGAAAGAAGATGTTTGTCTATAAGATCGACGTTCTGAACAAGAAAGTGCACCTCACAGATGAAGACCAGGTGCTGATGGAGATCGATCTGGAGAGCTTCCGCAAACTCGAAACGATCAGCGAGCCAAGCATAGAGCCATGTTAG
- a CDS encoding putative sugar nucleotidyl transferase: MIVFDDHLSDAFHPITLTRSVSDIRCGILKLRQRLQNVFGDEDQAVWIDHSLLEVYLHRHPDWQVNQASESDSLLVNSRLIPCEKAYAEIKTLQPQQALIREDSIVAFRTSGIFAQLPTIEELQERGVRCSECDLDLYQNLAQIILDNPRLIKEDFELFFYDKDNSFETEPGVTVLNPYNVWIGENVSLKPGVVLDASDGPIVIDEDACVMSNAVIMGPCYIGKKSLIKIGAKIYGGTSIGAVCKVGGEVECSIFQAFSNKQHDGFLGHAFVGEWVNIGADTNNSDLKNTYKNVAFHSYRENCMIDSGSMFLGSIIADHVKLGINCSINTGCVIGIGANLYGANLISGFIPDFSWGEAGNLVSYRFDAICDTAKLVKQRRGLELSSPEIKLLKHISENT, from the coding sequence ATGATAGTTTTTGACGACCATTTGTCCGATGCCTTTCATCCGATCACTCTCACGAGGAGTGTATCCGATATCCGTTGCGGTATCCTCAAGCTGCGGCAGCGGCTGCAAAACGTTTTCGGGGACGAAGACCAGGCAGTGTGGATAGATCATTCTTTGCTTGAGGTCTATCTCCATCGGCATCCAGATTGGCAGGTCAATCAAGCCTCTGAAAGCGATTCGTTATTGGTGAACTCCAGATTGATCCCCTGCGAAAAAGCATACGCTGAGATAAAAACCCTACAGCCGCAGCAGGCGTTGATCCGCGAGGATAGCATCGTCGCCTTTCGGACTTCGGGTATCTTCGCTCAACTTCCCACGATCGAAGAGCTTCAAGAACGTGGTGTTCGCTGCAGCGAATGCGATCTTGACCTCTATCAAAACCTTGCTCAAATCATTCTTGACAACCCCCGGTTGATCAAAGAGGATTTTGAGCTATTCTTTTATGATAAGGACAATTCCTTTGAAACAGAGCCTGGCGTGACCGTGCTCAATCCCTACAATGTCTGGATCGGGGAAAACGTCAGCCTTAAACCGGGAGTGGTTTTGGATGCTTCGGACGGACCGATCGTGATCGATGAAGACGCATGCGTGATGTCCAATGCTGTGATCATGGGTCCTTGCTACATCGGCAAAAAGAGCCTGATCAAAATCGGCGCCAAGATTTATGGCGGCACCTCGATTGGAGCGGTCTGCAAGGTTGGCGGTGAGGTGGAATGCTCTATCTTCCAAGCTTTTAGCAACAAGCAGCACGACGGCTTTCTGGGGCACGCCTTTGTGGGCGAATGGGTCAATATCGGCGCCGACACCAATAACAGCGACCTGAAAAACACCTACAAAAACGTGGCGTTTCATTCCTATCGCGAAAATTGCATGATCGACAGCGGCAGCATGTTTCTGGGCTCGATCATTGCCGACCACGTCAAGCTGGGCATCAATTGCAGCATCAACACCGGCTGCGTCATCGGCATCGGAGCAAATCTCTATGGAGCAAATCTGATTAGCGGTTTCATCCCGGATTTTTCCTGGGGAGAAGCCGGAAACCTGGTATCATATCGTTTTGATGCTATTTGCGATACGGCAAAACTGGTGAAACAGCGCCGAGGACTTGAGCTCAGCTCTCCTGAAATCAAGCTGCTGAAACACATCTCTGAAAACACCTAA